The genomic window CATTTTTTAATCACTTAGTTTTTTTAAAGTTAAAGTTGTTGTTACTCCCACTCCTAATGTGAGTGTTAAATCAACAGCTGATGAGACAACTAAATCTATCATATCCCCAGCATCTAAAAATTCAATAACACTACCAGAAAAAATGGATTGTGTAGCAACAGCTAATAAATGATTTTCTTCTGTACTAGGAATAAGCATTCCATTACGTCGAACAGCTAAATTTAATGAAGCACCAATAGATGCTGATGCATTGAACATATAATTAATTTCATAGACACCTGATTCAAATACTCTTAATGCATCAGTAGGAGTTAAATCCACATTCAACGAAGGCATATCTACTGTTAAAGGAAGAATTTCTTGTGAACCAAGAACAAGTGAGAGTGTCATAGGAATATCACTATATTTACCACCATATGTGGTAATATTGCCACCGCCACCTGGACCAGTATCACCACGTGGTATAACAAATTGTAGTTCGATTCCATCCGTCGTTTCATGATAAAAAACATCAGCTTCACTACCTGGCTCCGAAGTAATTGTCGGTCCAATTGTGACAGTTGGAGTTGCTCCTGTTGGACCAGTTTCGCCTGTTTCGCCAGTTGGCCCAGTCGGTCCAGTATCTCCAGTTTTGCCAGTTGGTCCGATTGCACCTGTTGGTCCAGTGATTCCAATGCCTGTTGGCCCAATAGGACCTGTGTCTCCTGTTTTGCCAGTTGGTCCAGTTGGTCCGATTGCACCATTAGCTCCAGTTGGACCTATTTGTCCAGTTGCACCTCTAGCCCCTGTTTCTCCTCTAGGTCCAGTAGGACCAGTTGCACCTGTTACGCCTATGGGGCCGGTTGGTCCAATATCTCCAGGAATACCTTGAGGACCGATAGGCCCTATCTCTCCAGTAGGACCAGGATATCCTTGTGGGCCCATTGGACCTCTGGGTCCTGTTGGCCCAGTTGCTCCAGTTGCGCAATTAATAATGATAGGAGGGCAGCATCGGCTACCAGGATACCACATACAACCGTGACAGTTACATTCATTTTGACAGTTATTTTGACAATTGTTTTGATGACTCATTGTATTCATATTGTTACACATATTTTCAAAAAAATTATTCATTGTTTTCACCTCCTTTCATTGTTCTAAAATAATATATGCACAAATAAAAAGGTGCTCTATGGATTTATCACTCCTCATGTGCATCATTTTTAATAAAAGAAATGATATATAAAAAAACCTATATTTTGATAATGAGTATCAAAAATAGGTTTAAAATATCCTAAAGGATTTTATTGAAATATTGCTTGTTATAGAGGTAAGCTTTATCATTAGGTTTACATTGACCAGCCATTTCATTATAAAAACGGGCTGTTTCATGATCGCCAATTGCATCATAGCATAAGCATAACTGTATATAAGGAATATAATCATAACATTCAGGCAATATAAATGCTCCAGATTGATCATTTCTTTGGCATGATAGAGCAGTTATATACCAAAATATAGCTTGTTCATAACATTTGAGTTCGAAAAAATATTTGCCAAGGTCACAACATATTTCAGCACGGGGAAGATCGTAGCATAGACTCGTTAATAGCCAACGAATGGCTTCCTGCATTTCTCTTTTATGATAATAACAGTATCCTAAAAACTGACAGGCAGAAATAGCATTTTCTTTCCAGCCTTTTTGTGAATTTAAAAATCTTTTGAATTCAGCAATAGCCTCATCAAAGTATTCATGGTTATACAATTCTCTTGCATAATAGAACATTTCACGGGGAGAAAATAAAACACCTTCAGCTTGCTTCTTTTGGAATATTTTTAAGTTACGATGAGGATTAGATTTCATTTTAAGATGTGTAATAGCAATTTCGCTATATACAATTTTTCCGCTGGGACTGATAACCTCATGAACAAATCCAACCCATTGAAAACAATCTATTCTTCTTAACAGTCTTTCACGATAATAAGTAAAAGTAGGTTGACCATTTTCATTAAAATTTGTATTATATCTCATCATAACAACAGACGTATCAGGAGACAATGTTGCTTTCAATTTTCTCAATTCATTTTGATCATCCTCTAATAGGACATCATCAGCATCTAACCACATACAGTAATCTTGAGTTGCTTTAGAAAAAGAATAATTTCTTGCTTTAGAAAAATCATCACACCATTCAAAATCATAAATCTTTTGTGTATACTTTTTAGCAATTGATTTCGTATTATCAGTTGAACCTGTATCAACAATAATGATTTCATCAGCAATATCTTGAATAGAAGAAAGTGCTCTTTCTAATACATCTTCTTCATTTTTGACAATCATACAAACACTTATTGTTATCATATATTTCACCAATATAATATATGATAACAATTCATTTGTGTTCTTATTAATATGGGAGTTTTATCTTTTTTTGCATGAGTGTAATAATTAATATATCTAGTATGTAATGAATAGATAACCCATATAACATGATACTACTAGGCAAATGATGCAAAGAAGCATCAATATATAAACTTTCATTACAGATCAATGATAATGTTGGATCAAGAATTCCAGTAATCGCAATGACTCTTGATCTCTTTTTTCGTAAATAATAAGCAGCATCAACCATTGTCTGGTTTTTACCTGAATGACTCACAACAAATGATAAAACATCTTGAGCTTTAAATGTTTCAACATAATGTTGACTAAGAGTATTAAAAGCTTGAGCATGTATCCCAATCGTATTTAATTTTAAACAGGCAGATTGAACTTCAGAATAATTATTATCATTAGCATAAAAATCAATCTGTTTTGCCTGTAACATATAATTAATTGTTCTTATAAATGTTTCTTTTTTCATTAATTGTTGTGTTTCTATAAATACATGATTATATATTTGTGGTAGAGCCTGAATAATATCATCAATGGAGCTATCTTGTGATAATTGAATATTACTTTGATGATGTAAATTATATTCTTTAACATAAGTTAATTGAAAATCTAGATATCCATCAAAACCAAGTTTTTTCGTTAATCTGATAATTGTTGGTGAACTCACAGAAGTAAGTTCTGCTAATTCTTTAGCATTATGATTAATAATACATTCAGGAAATTGTTGAATATATTCAACAATACGTTTTTCTTGATTTGTTAATGGGGTTGTTTCAAATAATTCTTTAATCATCCATCATCACTCCTTTTGTTTTATTTTATCATGTATTTCATATGAATGAAATTAGATTTCATATATTGTTTTGGGGAATGTAATGATTCATCACTCATTTTAAAAATGAGATGATATCATGCAATATCATCTCTGTTGTTTAAGTGTTTTCGAGTTTGAGAATTGTGAGAGTGACTTGTCCTTCAGTATGAGAAGTATTTGAACTAAAAGTGAGACTAAAAACTGTTGGTGTCTCTACTTGAATCATGAAAGTACAACTTCCCTCAGCTGTTTCTTTAGCTAATCCTGTACGTGAATATATCCCAAATTCAATATGAGCTGCTGAAAGGTAATAAGGGGTTATTTGCATATAACCATCAGTAGCTAAAAGTGCACTTGCTTCATAATTAATGAGATAATATCCAGGTTGTAATTGGATTCTTTTGATATCAAGTGGAGAAATATTTTGGGTTGGATCTACAATTGAAGGATATAAGGGGATTGTCTCATTGTTTGCAAATTGCATTGCATAATTGGCAAACGATGCAAATGACTGATTCGTTATTCCAGAGGAACCAGTTGGACCTGTGGCACCAGGAATTCCTTGAGGACCAGTAGGCCCAGTTGGACCTGTTGCTCCCGTTGCTCCCGTTGCTCCTGTAACGCCAGGAATTCCCTGAGGTCCTGTAGGACCGACTGGTCCTGTTGCACAGTTAACAATAATAGGAGGACAACAATTGTTTTTTGGATACCAACAATGACAAGCATCACAATTTCTATTTTGTTGTGAATTATTTTCAAAGAAACTATTCATATTATCACTTCCTTTACATAGTTTCTATTTAGTATATGATATATTGTCTTAAACGAATAGATAAAAAGCCTCTTATCCCTTATGATTTGAGGTTTCTCATGAACCCATGCAATTATAGATGTATTTTAGATAGTTGATTATATATAATAGAAAATAATGTATTTAAAAAGCATTTCAAAATCATACAAATGTATATATGAAATGCTTTTCTTTAAATTTTGGTGCAAACTTATAGATATTGATTAATTTAAGTTTTTTTTAATAATTTTTTTGTTTCTTGGAAAATAATTATGCATAAAAAGATTATTGTGAAAAATAGTAGTAATGCAGATAATTGTATTAATAGATTAGATTCATTTTCTAAAAAATAGAAATATCCAGAAATTGTCGTTATTTCTTTATTTGAAAATCCTAGACAAAGAATAAATGAAATGAGTGAAACAGAAAAATAAAAATCTGATCTTTTCATATGAAATTCAATATATCCAGTTGATAATGTTGAATTAATTTTATTTTTAAAATTTGTTTCACTAGAAAAATTCTTTGTTTTATTGCTTTATTATATCTGATTATTAAATTACTATGACTTTGTACTAATTGACTAGTAATATAATATTTTAAATTATCTGTTGTTGTTGGATACAAACCAAAACTCGATATAAATAACCTTGGTAAAATAGTTACAGAAATTTTTTTGTTTTTCATAAATAAAACTCCTCCCTTATTTTTTCTTTTTAATTAATATACCTATAAGCAATAGAAAAACAACAACTAAAATAATCACACCTATCCAAATATAAATAAAATTAGGCATAAATGAGCTCTCCTTTCAAACGATTTTCTAAAAGTCTATTTCACCTGGTTAAAAAGACTTATTAATAACACATCAAGCAATCTATTGTAAACGCTTTCTTATCTATTTTTAGTATATATGATTTTCGTACGTTTGTAAATAATTACATTTTAATTCTATGTATTGAAATTAAAATTATATATATTTATAATAAGAAATAGGAGGTGCATATGTCTAGACCAGCAAATAATTTCTTTAAATTAGAAATGTTGTTATTAAAAATTATAGATCAACAAGATTGCTATGGTTATCAAATTACACAATTAATCAGTCAATTATCCAATAAAAAAATAGAGATTAAAGAAGGAACTATGTATCCTGTTTTATATAGATTAATGGATAATGGATATATCAGTGATAAAAAGGTATTAGTTGGGAAGAGATTAACACGTGTATATTATCATATTGAACCTGAAGGTAAAAAATATCTTCAAGACTTATATGAAGAATATCTTCAAACAATTGATAATATTAATAGCATTATGCTGTGGGAGGGGAAATATGATGAATAATGATGTTACAAAATATTTAAAGGATTGTAAGAAAGTATTTCCATTTATTGGAGATAAAGAAAAAGAGTTTTTGAAAAGATTTCAGAATAGTGTTGAAAGTCATTTGGTTGAAAATGAAAATTTAACTTATGAAGATTTAGTGAAACAAATGGGATTACCAAAAGATGTCATGATTTCATATATTCAAGATTGTGATAATGAATACATTATTAATAAGATGAATACTAAAAAAGTCCTAAAAAGAGTATCTATTATTGTTTGTACTCTATTAATTATTGGTTTATCTATTATATCTGTTTTAGAATTAATCACTATTCAAAAGGTTCAAGAACAAAAAATCATTACTGAAGAAGTTATCATAGAACAAGATTAGGAGTAGAATATGAAGAAATAATAATAAGTATAGTTGTAGTGTAGTATGTCTTATCAAATATAAATACTTTATTTGCATATGAAACAACAGTAATAAATGATGGTTATATTGACACTATTTATGATGATGGATCATATATCGAGATAAGTTTAGAACAAGATAGTCATTTTACAAGAGCATCATCAACAAGTGGTAAAAAAACAAGTACTTATAAAGATTCAAATGGTAAGATTTTACGGAGTGTTCAAGTTGAGGGGAGTTTTACATACACAGGAAGTAGTGCTACTTGTACAAGTTCATCTATTACAACAACTTGTCCAGCAAGTAATTGGAAATTAAGTAATAAAACAAGTTCTAGCTCTGGTGCTACAGCTATTGCGTCAACTACAGCTAAAGAGTATACTTTTTTAGGAATATGTACGAAGACTATTAACGAAACTGTCAGATTAACATGTAGTTCTAATGGTAGATTGTCATAATAAAAATATATAAGTTGATTTCTTTAATGGTTTCTTATTTTTGTATAATAATGAAAAAGGAAGAATTAATGTTATTGATAAACTCAATACTTTTAAATCTTCCTTGTTTTTATTATATATATTAATGAATTGTATGAAAATTTAGTAATCATTAACTATTATGATATATCATTTTATTGTACTATAGATATGAAAATATAAAAAAACCCATGCTGTTACAAGGGTTTGATTAACTATATGGGGCGGTCGATGGGAATCGAACCCACGAATGCCAGAGCCACAATCTGGTGTGTTAACCACTTCACCACGACCGCCATATCTACCTTAATTAGGCAAGTAAGATTATATAAGATTTGCATGTTTTTGTAAAGATATTTTTTCAAAAATTTATAAATTTGTTAAAGAATGTTTTTACATAAAGTATTTATTTACAAACATACCTACCAATATTATACTATAAATGAATAAAGATGCTTATAATGATATGATTTCTAATACTGTCTTAAATTAACTTATCAGGTGTAAAAAATTATAGGAGGAGAGCATGAAAAAATATTTAAAAATTTTAATATGTTTTATAGTTTTTATCTTTATTGGTTCAATGATACTACATTCATTCAATCAAAAATCTTTTCCAGACAAATATGAAAGCATATGTAATTCTTTCTTTGAAGATTGGAAAATAGAAGAAATTGTACATGATGATATTGCCTTTCCTAAGAAATATCTTTCAAAGGTATGGAAAATAAATTTTGATGCTCAATTGAGTAAAGAGACTTTTATAGAAGATGAAATGGGGTTCTTCTTAGCATTACAAAAGACATATGTTCAACAAAATATGAAATATATTCAAGAAGAACTTGGCGATAAAAATATAAGAATAGATTTAAGAAATGCCTATGATCGTTTGCTTGATAAAACGTATGACAATGAGTATATTGCTGAAAATGATAATCAAATAATGAATAAGTATACACAATATTATCCAAAGAAATTTAATGTATATGAAGAAAATACAATTTTAAACTTATTTGAACAAGGGAATACTCCTCTCTATTATGTATTTATATGTAACAACCAGGAAACTGCGAATAAATTCATGAGTCAATGTAAAAATTTAAATGCGATTATTAGGATTATAGGAGAAAATGAAGATATTGATAGTATACAGATAGAAGATGCATATTTGGCAGATAATCCCAATGATTATATCTTTATATACAATGGGCAAATAATTAACAATGCAAGTACAATTATGTCTGTAAATTATGATGAAAAAGATGATAATGATAGTTACCAACATGGAACGATTATGTATAATTTTAATAAATTTATACAAGATCAATTAGAAAAATAATCATTGCTGTTAAAAATGATTGACGAGATTCCCACCTAAGTCTAAACAAAAGCATATCATTATATATATTTGTATATCGTGATATGCTTTTTAAATAACTTAAATATGTTATATTATATATAATTGACTATTTCAAATAATCAATCATGCTTTTACAATTCATTAGTAATAAGAGACTGATTTTATGTGTTTGATAGTGTTTTAATATTTTTAAATATATTATTTAATATTTTTTTAATATTGTTAAAGTTATATTGAATAATATTAAATACGATGATATAATAAAAATAGAAAAAGGTTAGCACGATAAGGTAATTATATGAACTTCATATAAGAATAAATTGGTAGTACCAATCAAGGGGGTATAACTTTTTTACATAAGTATTGTTATTTTGCTTTCTTACAATTTGAGATAAAACATTGGCATTAATAAGGCAAAGAGATTGGAGGTTTTAATAATTGAAAACTGAATATAATAGTGAATTACCTCAATGGGTGTTAAATATTGAAAAAGAAGATTTAGAATTTATTAAAGAATTTGTACTTGCATCTGGTTCACTTAAAGATATTGCAAAGTTTTATGATGTTTCTTATCCAACGGTTCGTTTAAGGTTAGATAGACTAATTGAAAAGATTAAATTAGTTGATCAAGAAAAAGATGATTCGCTGATTTCTTTAATTAAATATTTAGCTATAGAAGAAAAAATAGATATCACTGTAGCAAAATTATTGATAGATACATACAGAAAGGAGAAATAGAAAATTATGTTTTATACATTTGAAAATTTAATGATGATACTTATTATTTCATTGATTATTATAATATTGATGTCTCTTTTAAGACGGTCTTTTCAGAAATATTTAAGGTTTATTGTTATAGCGAGTATTCTTATCTCAATAGTTTTTCTGCTTAAAAATTTAAATGTTATGAATATATTATTTGATTCGAAGATGACTATTGAATTTATTGCAATATTTATGATTAATATATTCATTTCTTTGATTCCCATTGTTGTTTCTTTATTATTTTATTATCAGTATAAAAAGGACAATCAATATAAAAATGAATATAGTAAAATGAAAATTAAAGATTTATAAATCACATTTATTTCTTCTTTTTTATAAAAAAATGAAACAAAAGCATATCATGGTATACAAATCTGTATAATGATATGCTTTTTATTATATATGATGTTTGACACGATCATGTTCTTCAGCTTTTTTAGCGTCATTGAAACGATCAAGTGTTCCTACTAAATAACCAGTAATACGACGTATTCTTTCAATTGGTTGAGGTTTAAGATGATAATGCATATCTACATAATCTCCATCAATTGTTAATGTTAAAGAGAGGAGGGTTTCATCTGGATATTGTTCCTTGACATGGGAAATATAAGCTTTGATTTCTTCTTCATCCATCTCTCCATTTAAAACGTCTACATCTACATTGTCTATTCTCATAATTTGTTCACCTCTATTTCATTATAAAGAAAAGTAGGAATTAAGCAAATGATATGTATGATTCATGGTGATGAATGTATATCAAAAAATAATGGTTGATTTTATTGCTGGAGTGATTGGTAAAAAAGTTAGATTCTTTTATAATATATGAAAAATAACAGTCATAATGACCGTTATTTTTAGTAAAGATGATAATGTAAAATCATTAATAAAATGGTTAATAATAAAATCGAGAGAACACGATTTACTCTTTTAAACATATATTTCATCTGATCACCTATTTTCATTATATGCAAATGATGCAAAACTCTTTTCATCGTGATGAAAAAATGTTAATATATTGCAAGTGATGAGGTGATATCATGTTGAAATTGACTAAAATGGAAGGAATTGGCAATGATTATATCTATTTTGATGGAATTCATCAAAATATTCCTATGGATAAAACATTTATTTCTCGATTAAGTGATCGTCATTATGGAGTTGGCAGTGATGGTATGATTGTCATTTTGCCTTCAGAAAAATATGATTTTAAGATGCGTATGTTTAATTTAGATGGCAGCGAAGGAAAAATGTGTGGTAATGGGATTCGCTGTTTTGCAAAATTTGTTTATGATCATCATTTAACTGATAAAACTTATTTAGAGATTGAAACAATGGGTGGTATAAAAAAAGTATGGCTAACACTAAAAAATCATCAAGTTCAAAGTGTTAGGGTAGATATGGGAAAACCAATTGTAGAAACAGCATTGATTCCTTGTCTTTTTGAAAAGCAACAAATGATTAATGAGCCTATTGTTGTGAGGGGACAAACATATAATCTAACATCTTTGTCAATGGGAAATCCTCATACTGTTATGTATGTTGATCATCTTGATTTTGATATTTCTAAGATTGGTCCCTATTTTGAACATCATCCACTGTTTCCTGATTTAGTCAATACTGAATTTGTTGAAGTTGTGAATCGACAATATTTGAAAATGCGTGTTTGGGAACGTGGTTCAGGGGAAACGATGGCTTGTGGCACAGGTGCTTGTGCAGTGATGTATGCGAGTTATCTTAATGGATTATGTGATGAACATGTTAAAGTAGAATTATGTGGTGGTATTTTGGATATAAGTTATGAAAATGGTCATATTTATATGGAAGGACCAGCACGTACAATTTTTGAAGGAACAATCAATGAGGAGGATTTTTATGGATAAAACAGCTCAAGAGATTATTGAATATATTGGTAATGCGAAAAAACAAACCCCTGTTAAGGTTTATGTGAAAGGTCATGATTTACCAGAAAGTGATGAATTTAAATCATTTGGTGATGCATCGACGAAAGTATTAATTGGTGATTTAACAGTGATTCAAAAATATTTAGAAGATCATCAACAATTGATTATCGATTCTTATTTAGAACAAGATCGTCGTCATAGTGCAATTCCAATGTTGGATTTAACGAATATTAATGCACGTATTGAACCAGGCGCATTGATTCGTGAT from Candidatus Stoquefichus sp. SB1 includes these protein-coding regions:
- a CDS encoding BclA C-terminal domain-containing protein, with translation MNNFFENMCNNMNTMSHQNNCQNNCQNECNCHGCMWYPGSRCCPPIIINCATGATGPTGPRGPMGPQGYPGPTGEIGPIGPQGIPGDIGPTGPIGVTGATGPTGPRGETGARGATGQIGPTGANGAIGPTGPTGKTGDTGPIGPTGIGITGPTGAIGPTGKTGDTGPTGPTGETGETGPTGATPTVTIGPTITSEPGSEADVFYHETTDGIELQFVIPRGDTGPGGGGNITTYGGKYSDIPMTLSLVLGSQEILPLTVDMPSLNVDLTPTDALRVFESGVYEINYMFNASASIGASLNLAVRRNGMLIPSTEENHLLAVATQSIFSGSVIEFLDAGDMIDLVVSSAVDLTLTLGVGVTTTLTLKKLSD
- a CDS encoding tetratricopeptide repeat-containing glycosyltransferase family 2 protein, giving the protein MITISVCMIVKNEEDVLERALSSIQDIADEIIIVDTGSTDNTKSIAKKYTQKIYDFEWCDDFSKARNYSFSKATQDYCMWLDADDVLLEDDQNELRKLKATLSPDTSVVMMRYNTNFNENGQPTFTYYRERLLRRIDCFQWVGFVHEVISPSGKIVYSEIAITHLKMKSNPHRNLKIFQKKQAEGVLFSPREMFYYARELYNHEYFDEAIAEFKRFLNSQKGWKENAISACQFLGYCYYHKREMQEAIRWLLTSLCYDLPRAEICCDLGKYFFELKCYEQAIFWYITALSCQRNDQSGAFILPECYDYIPYIQLCLCYDAIGDHETARFYNEMAGQCKPNDKAYLYNKQYFNKIL
- a CDS encoding MurR/RpiR family transcriptional regulator, which translates into the protein MIKELFETTPLTNQEKRIVEYIQQFPECIINHNAKELAELTSVSSPTIIRLTKKLGFDGYLDFQLTYVKEYNLHHQSNIQLSQDSSIDDIIQALPQIYNHVFIETQQLMKKETFIRTINYMLQAKQIDFYANDNNYSEVQSACLKLNTIGIHAQAFNTLSQHYVETFKAQDVLSFVVSHSGKNQTMVDAAYYLRKKRSRVIAITGILDPTLSLICNESLYIDASLHHLPSSIMLYGLSIHYILDILIITLMQKKIKLPY
- a CDS encoding PadR family transcriptional regulator, encoding MSRPANNFFKLEMLLLKIIDQQDCYGYQITQLISQLSNKKIEIKEGTMYPVLYRLMDNGYISDKKVLVGKRLTRVYYHIEPEGKKYLQDLYEEYLQTIDNINSIMLWEGKYDE
- a CDS encoding DUF6120 family protein yields the protein MMNNDVTKYLKDCKKVFPFIGDKEKEFLKRFQNSVESHLVENENLTYEDLVKQMGLPKDVMISYIQDCDNEYIINKMNTKKVLKRVSIIVCTLLIIGLSIISVLELITIQKVQEQKIITEEVIIEQD
- a CDS encoding DUF2089 family protein; protein product: MKTEYNSELPQWVLNIEKEDLEFIKEFVLASGSLKDIAKFYDVSYPTVRLRLDRLIEKIKLVDQEKDDSLISLIKYLAIEEKIDITVAKLLIDTYRKEK
- the nrdD gene encoding anaerobic ribonucleoside-triphosphate reductase, giving the protein MRIDNVDVDVLNGEMDEEEIKAYISHVKEQYPDETLLSLTLTIDGDYVDMHYHLKPQPIERIRRITGYLVGTLDRFNDAKKAEEHDRVKHHI
- the dapF gene encoding diaminopimelate epimerase, producing the protein MLKLTKMEGIGNDYIYFDGIHQNIPMDKTFISRLSDRHYGVGSDGMIVILPSEKYDFKMRMFNLDGSEGKMCGNGIRCFAKFVYDHHLTDKTYLEIETMGGIKKVWLTLKNHQVQSVRVDMGKPIVETALIPCLFEKQQMINEPIVVRGQTYNLTSLSMGNPHTVMYVDHLDFDISKIGPYFEHHPLFPDLVNTEFVEVVNRQYLKMRVWERGSGETMACGTGACAVMYASYLNGLCDEHVKVELCGGILDISYENGHIYMEGPARTIFEGTINEEDFYG